A DNA window from Campylobacter concisus contains the following coding sequences:
- the flgG gene encoding flagellar basal-body rod protein FlgG has protein sequence MMRSLYTAATGMIAQQTQIDVTSHNIANVNTYGYKKNRAEFADLMYQVMEYAGTATSQTTTSPTGIEVGLGVRPTAINKIFSQGYFKETSNNLDMVIAGNGFFQIQLPDGTTAYTRNGAFKLDANGTIVNSDGYQLIPQITVPANATQISIGTDGTVSVLQAGEREMAQIGQIELANFINPAGLHSMGDNNYLETSASGNVVVGVAGLDGLGTIRQGFVEMSNVQLVEEMTDLITGQRAYEANSKAITTSDSMLEIVNGLKR, from the coding sequence ATGATGAGATCACTTTACACAGCGGCCACTGGTATGATAGCTCAGCAGACGCAGATAGACGTAACCTCACACAACATCGCAAATGTAAATACTTATGGATACAAGAAAAATAGGGCTGAATTTGCTGATCTTATGTATCAAGTCATGGAGTATGCAGGTACGGCTACAAGTCAGACCACTACAAGTCCAACGGGTATCGAAGTGGGTCTTGGCGTGCGCCCAACAGCGATAAATAAAATTTTCTCTCAGGGATATTTTAAAGAGACTAGCAACAACCTAGATATGGTCATAGCTGGCAACGGCTTTTTTCAAATTCAACTTCCTGACGGCACTACGGCTTATACTAGAAATGGTGCTTTTAAACTTGACGCAAATGGTACTATTGTAAATAGCGATGGCTATCAGCTAATCCCTCAGATTACCGTACCTGCGAATGCGACGCAAATTTCTATCGGCACAGATGGCACCGTATCAGTACTCCAAGCAGGTGAGAGAGAGATGGCTCAGATAGGTCAGATTGAGCTAGCAAATTTCATAAACCCAGCTGGCCTTCACTCAATGGGTGATAACAACTACCTGGAAACAAGCGCTAGCGGTAATGTGGTGGTAGGCGTGGCAGGACTTGACGGACTTGGTACGATCAGACAAGGATTTGTCGAGATGAGTAACGTTCAGTTGGTTGAAGAGATGACCGATCTTATCACTGGTCAGCGCGCATACGAGGCAAACTCAAAGGCGATAACTACGAGTGATTCGATGCTTGAAATAGTAAATGGGCTTAAAAGGTAG
- a CDS encoding tetratricopeptide repeat protein, whose amino-acid sequence MKKVILILFCVLFSWSKNFDTTKLESECSLNNVESCTDLIYIYFNKNERDKMAAMANKACELGNPHSCLFLGNTYLQKDTLAQEKEEGLRLYNKACELKNAFACYALALIYETGDAGMPKDKNRAKNYYKKACELDLDEACSSLKISQ is encoded by the coding sequence ATGAAAAAGGTAATTCTAATTTTATTTTGTGTTCTTTTTTCTTGGAGTAAAAATTTTGATACCACTAAGCTTGAAAGTGAATGTTCTTTAAATAACGTAGAAAGCTGCACCGATCTTATCTATATCTACTTTAATAAAAATGAGCGCGATAAAATGGCAGCTATGGCAAACAAGGCCTGTGAGCTAGGCAATCCACATAGCTGTCTATTTTTAGGAAATACATATCTACAAAAAGACACCCTAGCACAAGAAAAAGAAGAAGGGCTTAGGCTTTATAATAAGGCTTGCGAACTAAAAAATGCATTTGCTTGCTACGCTCTTGCGCTTATCTACGAAACCGGAGATGCTGGTATGCCAAAAGATAAAAATAGAGCAAAAAACTACTATAAAAAAGCCTGCGAGCTTGATTTGGATGAAGCTTGCAGTAGCTTAAAAATTTCTCAGTAA
- a CDS encoding AzlC family ABC transporter permease — MTFNYVFKLSIPIFMGFFPLGVAFGMLAKSMGVSAFIAMALSMLGYGGAAQFMMLSLFSVGTSYVEVFIVSYLVNLRHTFYGISLLKEYSGIKFKLLNIALLTDETFAIFKNLGLKDASDRSFVFTWLNLLSWSYWAAGTLLGAILGDFIKTDTRGLEFSLTSLFIVVVIEMFKNDKNYRVLFAAVFFGVLGVSLFPAKFVLVGSMALCFVFLLLFKDKI, encoded by the coding sequence TTGACATTTAACTACGTTTTTAAACTATCCATTCCTATCTTTATGGGCTTTTTTCCGCTTGGTGTCGCCTTTGGCATGCTGGCAAAGAGCATGGGAGTGAGTGCATTTATCGCCATGGCGCTTAGCATGCTTGGATACGGCGGAGCAGCGCAGTTTATGATGCTCTCGCTCTTTAGTGTTGGCACGAGCTACGTTGAGGTCTTTATCGTGAGCTATCTTGTAAATTTGCGTCACACTTTTTATGGGATTTCACTTTTAAAAGAGTATAGCGGGATCAAATTTAAGCTCTTAAACATCGCTTTGCTAACAGATGAGACCTTTGCGATATTTAAAAATTTGGGGCTAAAAGATGCAAGTGATCGAAGTTTTGTCTTTACCTGGCTAAATCTTTTATCTTGGTCATACTGGGCGGCTGGAACGCTACTTGGTGCGATACTTGGCGATTTTATAAAGACCGATACAAGGGGACTTGAGTTTAGTTTGACCTCGCTTTTTATAGTAGTCGTCATTGAGATGTTTAAAAATGATAAAAATTACCGCGTGCTCTTTGCGGCGGTCTTTTTTGGCGTGCTTGGAGTGAGTCTCTTTCCAGCTAAATTTGTGCTTGTTGGCTCAATGGCGCTTTGTTTTGTATTTTTGCTTTTGTTTAAGGATAAAATTTGA
- a CDS encoding branched-chain amino acid transporter permease: MISVSSSEMVLFVAVLLSSLATFITRATPFYALRNYKSNPYLDAIEKHMGMMIMVVLVCYGLKDTKFSEFPYGLSEIVAVFTAVLVHLKFKNALLSIVVSTGIYMLLIRIF, encoded by the coding sequence TTGATAAGTGTAAGCTCAAGTGAGATGGTGCTTTTTGTGGCGGTGCTTTTAAGCTCCTTGGCTACTTTTATAACGAGGGCGACGCCGTTTTATGCGTTAAGAAACTATAAGTCAAATCCTTATTTGGACGCTATCGAGAAGCATATGGGTATGATGATAATGGTCGTTTTGGTCTGCTACGGGCTAAAAGATACGAAATTTAGCGAGTTTCCATACGGCTTAAGCGAGATAGTGGCGGTTTTTACGGCTGTTTTGGTGCATTTGAAATTTAAAAATGCCCTTCTTAGCATAGTCGTTTCAACTGGAATTTATATGCTTTTGATAAGAATTTTTTAA